A stretch of the Candidatus Poribacteria bacterium genome encodes the following:
- a CDS encoding aminotransferase class III-fold pyridoxal phosphate-dependent enzyme, whose product MIRFDQSKRRLANFAKYLPGGVNSNFRLGISPTPLVFERAEGPYLYDVDGNRLIDYYLGMGPMILGHNPEPVLKAVTEQLKYGILYAGQSEIEFEAARLFCEIVPCAEMVRFNCAGSEVVQAALRVARAATGRSIIVKFEGHYHGWLDNVLWSIAPTPDQ is encoded by the coding sequence ATGATAAGATTCGATCAATCTAAGAGACGTCTTGCTAACTTTGCGAAATATCTGCCCGGAGGAGTGAACAGCAACTTTAGGCTGGGTATCTCCCCAACGCCACTTGTTTTTGAACGCGCAGAAGGTCCCTATCTTTACGATGTCGATGGCAACAGGCTTATCGATTACTATCTGGGGATGGGGCCCATGATCCTAGGGCATAATCCCGAACCGGTGCTCAAAGCGGTAACAGAGCAGCTCAAATACGGGATCCTATATGCCGGTCAGAGCGAGATCGAGTTTGAAGCAGCGCGCCTATTCTGTGAAATTGTTCCCTGTGCGGAGATGGTGCGCTTTAACTGCGCGGGAAGTGAGGTAGTTCAGGCTGCCCTGCGAGTGGCTCGCGCTGCCACAGGACGTTCGATCATTGTTAAGTTCGAGGGACACTATCACGGCTGGCTCGACAATGTGCTTTGGAGCATCGCCCCTACACCGGATCAGTT
- a CDS encoding aminotransferase class III-fold pyridoxal phosphate-dependent enzyme — ITGFRLAPGGAQQYFGVTPDLATFGKAIANGFPVSAFAGRADLMDQMATGGVLHGGSYNALPAAMAAVVATLSELKKPATFSRLEKQGKKLMNGIKHALADANVEAQVQGFPQIFHVALGANAPFSNYRDSLAADKARYVNFTTALLSHSVRALERGAWFLSTAHNDATIDETIAAVAAVAKEL, encoded by the coding sequence ATCACCGGTTTCCGGCTAGCGCCCGGTGGAGCACAGCAGTATTTCGGCGTTACTCCTGACCTAGCGACCTTTGGCAAAGCGATCGCCAACGGTTTTCCAGTATCAGCGTTTGCTGGACGCGCGGATCTGATGGATCAGATGGCAACCGGCGGTGTCTTGCACGGCGGCAGTTACAACGCATTACCGGCAGCTATGGCAGCTGTCGTTGCAACACTAAGCGAACTCAAAAAACCAGCAACCTTCAGTCGCCTAGAAAAACAGGGCAAAAAACTGATGAACGGGATCAAGCACGCCCTAGCCGATGCCAATGTCGAAGCACAGGTACAAGGCTTCCCCCAGATTTTTCACGTCGCTTTGGGTGCCAATGCCCCATTCTCCAACTACCGCGATTCCCTAGCGGCAGACAAGGCGCGTTACGTCAATTTCACGACCGCTCTACTTTCCCACAGTGTCCGCGCGCTCGAACGAGGAGCTTGGTTCCTCTCCACCGCCCATAATGATGCGACAATTGACGAAACCATCGCAGCCGTTGCAGCAGTGGCTAAAGAGCTTTAA
- a CDS encoding DUF4159 domain-containing protein, whose protein sequence is MDSSNKKNRAIFTGEPIHLQEQKSLRPALSHVSRRAFLKGATGIAASALAMDQFAGWCQAAPFREYIPYDAPRDAHYGHHYGWIEHHRPSPESIGEKFVFVRLKYPGGDWFTNAVNYYRWPADTKFTEMLARYTSIDVELHENPQYVSIEEDDIDHLCNYPFIFMTGHLGVRFSDEDIRKLREYLDRGGFLHVEDCDIRIDRMRPAVYRLMQRIFPEKKFERLDMSHPIYHTIYDHDEYLGGDKLVTPHGDFDEAIMIDDRIAVYFCPSDLNCAWEGRVCEPGGEEQRQWAFEQGMNVVTYALTH, encoded by the coding sequence GTGGACTCTAGCAACAAGAAAAATCGCGCTATATTCACAGGCGAACCGATCCATCTCCAAGAGCAAAAGTCACTGCGCCCAGCTCTATCGCATGTGTCCCGTCGAGCGTTTCTCAAGGGCGCAACAGGAATTGCAGCATCAGCCCTCGCCATGGATCAGTTTGCAGGTTGGTGTCAAGCCGCTCCTTTTAGAGAATACATTCCATACGATGCCCCACGAGACGCCCATTACGGTCACCACTACGGCTGGATCGAACATCACCGCCCGTCGCCGGAATCAATCGGTGAGAAGTTTGTCTTTGTCCGACTCAAATATCCGGGCGGAGATTGGTTCACAAACGCAGTGAACTACTACCGTTGGCCCGCTGATACAAAGTTTACAGAGATGCTGGCAAGATATACCTCCATCGACGTTGAGCTCCACGAGAATCCACAATACGTTTCAATCGAGGAGGATGACATTGACCACCTCTGCAACTACCCTTTCATCTTTATGACGGGGCACCTCGGCGTCCGATTTTCGGACGAGGACATCCGAAAATTACGGGAATACCTGGATCGCGGTGGTTTCCTCCACGTTGAAGATTGTGATATCCGCATCGACCGGATGCGCCCGGCGGTCTATCGCCTGATGCAACGCATTTTTCCAGAGAAAAAGTTTGAACGACTTGATATGAGCCACCCAATCTATCACACCATCTACGATCACGATGAATATCTCGGCGGCGACAAGCTAGTTACACCCCATGGAGATTTCGACGAAGCAATCATGATCGATGATCGGATCGCCGTCTACTTCTGTCCAAGCGACCTCAACTGCGCGTGGGAGGGACGGGTGTGCGAACCGGGTGGCGAGGAACAGCGGCAGTGGGCATTTGAGCAGGGGATGAATGTTGTCACATACGCCCTCACCCATTAA
- a CDS encoding SDR family oxidoreductase, translated as MGKLDGKVALITGGNKGIGQGIARGLAHEGATLVLAARGAEELNQTAEELRASGATVLTVPTDVTDEAQIEAMFERTMETFNRLDILVNNSGAFDGGPLDELSTEALDNVLSVNLRAPFLCTRAAMRIMKQQGGGRIINIGSISAQRVRPGAGPYCASKFGIWGLTQVTALEGRPHGIVASCLHPGATQVRDLPEGEERADLMQVDELAQAAVLMATLPPHVNFLEAKVLPVQQPYLGRG; from the coding sequence ATGGGTAAGCTAGATGGTAAGGTTGCCCTCATCACAGGGGGGAATAAAGGTATTGGTCAGGGAATCGCACGCGGCTTGGCGCACGAAGGGGCAACCCTTGTATTGGCTGCGCGGGGCGCTGAAGAGTTAAATCAGACCGCTGAGGAACTGAGGGCAAGCGGTGCGACTGTGCTCACTGTGCCGACCGATGTTACCGACGAAGCCCAAATTGAAGCGATGTTCGAGCGGACGATGGAAACGTTTAACCGCTTGGATATTCTGGTCAATAATTCGGGGGCGTTCGATGGCGGTCCGCTTGACGAACTGTCGACGGAAGCGTTGGATAATGTGCTTTCTGTCAATCTGCGTGCGCCGTTCCTATGTACGCGTGCAGCGATGCGGATTATGAAGCAACAGGGCGGCGGACGCATTATCAACATCGGCAGCATCTCCGCGCAGCGTGTTCGACCGGGAGCGGGCCCCTATTGCGCCTCTAAGTTTGGTATTTGGGGTTTAACTCAGGTAACAGCGTTGGAGGGTCGTCCACACGGAATTGTCGCAAGTTGCCTCCACCCGGGGGCGACGCAAGTTAGAGATTTGCCAGAGGGCGAGGAACGGGCAGACCTGATGCAGGTGGACGAATTGGCTCAAGCTGCGGTGCTTATGGCGACATTACCCCCGCATGTAAATTTTCTTGAGGCAAAGGTTCTGCCTGTGCAGCAGCCCTATCTCGGCCGGGGATAG
- a CDS encoding AAA-like domain-containing protein, whose product MKNFETRGPVSAERNYVVSRTDEIVDFINRVKQGRYIVIFAPRQTGKTTFFRWSLDVLANEEETYFPIQLDFQAYSNVSPPAFYGYLYKDIRKEIEVVFQRRGNTPSEALSQFLEGAKITEHISMIEFFEQLASLQPTMRFVIIIDEFDGIPQAIVSDFLYSLRRIYLSGPAARCPYSLGMVGVKSITQLNYDRSISPFNIQDEFALANFTVEQVRELLGQYTAEVGQAFAPEVIENLHKQTAGQPFLVNRFAQILTEEMDIPKTEPIGMTHFSKAHTQLLEERNVNVQHLITNIRRNPHFESLLMKIVSYEKGTPFNPDNELIGELVTYGIIAEGADGMCEIVNPIYQYRIMRTFQPPVNGLEKDYFPENADVDFLDYLTPDGQIQMEPLLDNFQDFIARAGYRILQVSETPQEYVGQYLLFAYLDQFVRLVRGVMYLEVQTGRGRMDLIIVHNARKYIVETKIWEGTRRHGAGKKQLAAYLTLEGAVEGYYVVFDRRQNPEPQKEKETLAGNLTIQSYVIPVMQERPAS is encoded by the coding sequence ATGAAAAATTTTGAAACCCGAGGACCCGTATCTGCCGAGCGAAACTACGTTGTCTCGCGTACCGATGAAATAGTTGATTTCATCAACCGGGTCAAACAGGGACGATATATTGTCATCTTTGCCCCTCGCCAAACAGGCAAAACCACCTTCTTCCGATGGTCCCTTGATGTCCTTGCCAATGAAGAGGAAACCTACTTCCCAATTCAACTTGATTTCCAAGCGTATAGCAACGTTTCGCCCCCCGCTTTTTACGGCTATCTCTACAAAGATATTCGCAAGGAAATTGAGGTTGTTTTCCAAAGACGCGGTAACACGCCTTCTGAGGCACTAAGCCAATTTTTAGAAGGCGCAAAGATTACCGAACACATTTCAATGATAGAATTCTTTGAACAGCTTGCGAGTTTGCAACCAACCATGCGGTTTGTTATTATCATTGACGAGTTTGATGGTATCCCTCAAGCCATCGTGAGTGATTTTCTCTATTCACTCCGCCGCATCTATCTCTCCGGGCCCGCTGCCCGCTGCCCCTATAGTTTAGGCATGGTCGGGGTTAAAAGCATTACCCAACTTAACTACGATCGCTCGATCTCGCCGTTTAATATCCAAGACGAGTTTGCCTTGGCAAACTTTACGGTTGAACAGGTCCGCGAACTTCTTGGGCAGTATACCGCCGAGGTCGGCCAAGCCTTCGCTCCAGAAGTCATAGAGAATCTCCACAAACAGACAGCCGGTCAACCTTTTCTAGTCAACCGATTCGCGCAAATTCTCACTGAGGAGATGGACATTCCCAAAACGGAACCAATTGGGATGACCCACTTTTCAAAAGCACATACCCAACTCCTTGAGGAGCGGAACGTCAACGTCCAGCATCTGATAACGAATATCCGAAGAAACCCGCATTTTGAAAGTCTCTTGATGAAAATTGTTTCTTATGAGAAAGGTACGCCTTTCAACCCGGACAACGAATTGATTGGAGAGCTAGTCACTTATGGTATCATTGCGGAAGGTGCCGACGGGATGTGTGAAATTGTCAATCCGATTTATCAGTATCGTATCATGCGGACGTTTCAGCCACCGGTGAATGGCCTAGAGAAGGACTATTTTCCCGAAAATGCTGATGTGGATTTTTTGGATTACCTTACCCCTGACGGACAGATTCAGATGGAGCCGCTGCTTGATAATTTCCAAGATTTTATCGCTCGTGCCGGCTATCGGATTCTGCAAGTGTCAGAGACTCCGCAGGAGTATGTTGGACAATACCTGCTCTTTGCCTATCTTGACCAGTTTGTACGCCTTGTGCGCGGCGTGATGTACCTTGAAGTCCAAACCGGGCGCGGCAGAATGGACCTCATCATTGTGCACAATGCCCGAAAATACATTGTAGAAACCAAAATTTGGGAAGGCACTCGTCGCCATGGGGCAGGCAAAAAGCAACTCGCGGCATATCTCACCTTAGAGGGGGCGGTGGAAGGGTACTATGTCGTGTTTGATCGTCGCCAGAATCCAGAACCACAGAAAGAGAAAGAGACTCTGGCTGGCAACCTGACGATTCAGAGTTACGTTATTCCTGTGATGCAAGAACGCCCGGCTTCGTAA